Proteins encoded together in one Lathyrus oleraceus cultivar Zhongwan6 chromosome 5, CAAS_Psat_ZW6_1.0, whole genome shotgun sequence window:
- the LOC127084086 gene encoding WAT1-related protein At4g08290 — translation MDKIGFASFCSKAKPYALTVAVQIGFAGSSIFSMSSFNMGMSRFVFIVYRNIIAAITLAPFGWFFERKVRPKMTISVFLHIMALSFLEPVIDQGFTFLGMQYTSASFTSILMNTVPSITFFLAVIFRIEHVNIKQIRSIAKVIGTIVTFGGALLMTIYKGPPIHLFYSPKIAHHDAGSHDTQTLKHWVSGTLFILLGCFTWSSFFILQSITLKKYPAEMSLSTLICLVGSLMSTAVALVAERHSGAGVWALGWDFRLYGPLYTGIVTSGITYYVQGLVLQSRGPVFFTAFNPLCMIITCALGSFLLAEQLHLGSIIGAVIIAMGLYCVVWGKAKDYASATTTMPPSSITMKQIETQLPITSSDHV, via the exons ATGGATAAAATAGGGTTTGCTAGTTTTTGCAGTAAGGCAAAGCCTTATGCGTTAACAGTGGCAGTTCAAATTGGGTTCGCAGGATCATCCATATTCTCCATGTCCAGTTTCAATATGGGAATGAGTCGTTTTGTGTTCATTGTTTATCGTAACATCATTGCTGCAATTACCCTTGCTCCTTTTGGATGGTTTTTTGAAAG GAAAGTCAGGCCAAAGATGACTATCTCTGTCTTTTTGCATATAATGGCGCTCTCATTTTTGGA GCCAGTAATTGATCAAGGATTCACTTTCTTGGGAATGCAATATACATCAGCTTCATTTACATCTATTTTGATGAATACTGTGCCTTCTATTACCTTTTTCTTAGCCGTTATTTTCAG GATTGAACATGTAAATATTAAGCAGATAAGAAGCATAGCAAAGGTGATTGGGACAATAGTAACATTTGGAGGAGCATTATTAATGACTATTTACAAAGGACCACCAATCCACCTTTTTTACTCTCCAAAAATAGCTCATCATGACGCTGGAAGTCACGACACTCAAACTCTTAAACATTGGGTCTCAGGAACACTCTTTATATTATTGGGTTGTTTCACTTGGTCATCTTTCTTCATATTACAG TCGATAACGTTGAAAAAGTATCCGGCTGAAATGTCATTGTCTACGTTAATTTGCTTAGTTGGTTCTTTGATGAGCACCGCGGTGGCGCTGGTGGCGGAGCGTCACTCTGGTGCGGGGGTTTGGGCTCTTGGTTGGGACTTTAGACTCTATGGTCCTCTCTATACG GGAATAGTTACGTCAGGAATAACATATTATGTGCAAGGTTTGGTATTGCAAAGCAGAGGCCCAGTATTTTTCACTGCATTTAATCCTCTTTGTATGATCATCACTTGTGCTTTAGGCTCCTTTCTTTTGGCAGAACAACTCCACTTGGGCAG TATCATTGGAGCAGTGATTATTGCAATGGGTCTTTATTGTGTTGTGTGGGGTAAAGCCAAAGACTATGCATCAGCCACTACTACTATGCCACCATCGTCAATTACAATGAAGCAAATTGAGACACAACTTCCAATTACTTCATCTGATCATGTCTAA